In a single window of the Drosophila albomicans strain 15112-1751.03 chromosome 3, ASM965048v2, whole genome shotgun sequence genome:
- the LOC117570949 gene encoding uncharacterized protein LOC117570949, with the protein MFKLFLLLSLCAAFAYAAPSLSTLSSLSTVPILSSSTSYHGWPQAVHVVRPVWTPSHTIVRPIIHGNLGLNGYGYGHGWL; encoded by the exons ATGTTCAAACTG tttctgttgctgtctctgtgCGCCGCCTTCGCCTATGCGGCCCCAAGCCTCTCCACGCTGTCGAGCCTGTCGACTGTGCCCATCCTGAGCAGCTCGACGTCGTATCATGGCTGGCCACAGGCTGTGCATGTGGTGCGTCCCGTTTGGACACCATCACATACCATTGTGCGTCCCATCATTCACGGCAATCTCGGCCTTAATGGCTACGGTTATGGCCATGGTtggctataa
- the LOC117570748 gene encoding uncharacterized protein LOC117570748 produces MFKFIALAFLALVACVAAKPGIVAPLAYSTNYVAAAPAAAVYSTEYHGNFASPYVAAPYVASPYVASPYAAAYTAPYTAPLLLRK; encoded by the coding sequence ATGTTCAAGTTCATCGCTCTCGCTTTCCTTGCTCTGGTCGCCTGCGTCGCCGCCAAGCCTGGCATTGTTGCTCCACTGGCCTACTCCACCAACTATGTGGCTGCTGCCCCAGCTGCCGCTGTCTACAGCACCGAATATCACGGCAACTTCGCATCACCCTATGTGGCAGCTCCTTACGTGGCTTCCCCATACGTCGCCTCGCCCTACGCTGCTGCCTACACCGCTCCCTACACCGCACCTCTGCTGCTCAGGAAGTAG
- the LOC117571298 gene encoding uncharacterized protein LOC117571298, whose product MKLLFLVLFVCLLGLALSHELVYGYYAGHGLSYAHTVVPLAYTRLLAPATQSHLYHSVETPNSFQQQYRSDYHQPMTYEYVF is encoded by the exons ATGAAACTG TTGTTCTTGGTGCTGTTCGTTTGCCTGCTGGGACTTGCTTTGAGCCATGAGTTGGTCTACGGTTATTATGCGGGCCATGGACTGAGCTATGCTCACACTGTCGTGCCTTTGGCCTACACTCGTCTTCTGGCACCCGCCACTCAATCGCATCTGTATCACAGCGTCGAAACTCCGAACTCCTTTCAGCAGCAATATCGCAGCGATTATCATCAGCCCATGACCTACGAATATGTCTTCTGA
- the LOC117570737 gene encoding uncharacterized protein LOC117570737, producing MFKFIVLAVLALVACVAAKPGIVAPLAYSANYVASPYVASPYVASPYVASSYVASPYVASSYVASPYTAAYSAAPLLLRK from the coding sequence ATGTTCAAGTTCATCGTTCTCGCTGTTCTCGCTCTGGTTGCCTGCGTCGCTGCCAAGCCAGGAATTGTTGCACCATTGGCTTACTCCGCCAACTACGTGGCATCTCCGTACGTGGCATCCCCCTATGTGGCATCTCCGTATGTGGCATCCTCCTACGTGGCATCTCCCTATGTGGCTTCTTCCTATGTGGCATCGCCCTACACCGCCGCCTACAGCGCTGCTCCCTTGCTGCTGAGGAAGTAG